One part of the Lachnospiraceae bacterium JLR.KK002 genome encodes these proteins:
- a CDS encoding helix-turn-helix transcriptional regulator produces MEKKELRRTIGERAKQRRKSLKLPLQYVAGQMDVNKTTIQRYENGSIDNTKKLIVEGLADALHVSAAWLRGETEDMGADMSDSRDFKIESAMSRIMGDFPLDMKEEESDFSKDLLLLFLYEYRMFNQSFTHAAKEYGKGGDFNEAMSKVMGFESEQEFNNVMFLREVMRFINSTSEISDIVRVYAKQPELARTRLKNLLSEHSL; encoded by the coding sequence ATGGAGAAGAAAGAACTTCGCAGGACAATCGGTGAACGGGCGAAACAACGCCGCAAGTCGCTGAAACTCCCCCTCCAGTATGTTGCCGGACAGATGGACGTGAACAAGACCACCATCCAGCGGTATGAGAATGGGAGCATTGACAACACAAAGAAACTGATTGTTGAGGGATTAGCGGATGCACTTCATGTATCAGCGGCATGGCTCCGGGGCGAAACAGAGGATATGGGGGCGGATATGTCGGACAGCAGGGATTTTAAGATTGAATCCGCCATGAGCCGGATAATGGGCGATTTCCCGCTTGACATGAAAGAGGAAGAAAGCGATTTCTCAAAGGATTTGCTGCTTTTGTTCCTTTATGAGTACCGTATGTTTAACCAGTCTTTTACCCATGCGGCTAAAGAGTATGGTAAGGGCGGGGATTTCAATGAGGCAATGTCAAAGGTCATGGGATTTGAATCTGAACAGGAGTTTAACAACGTCATGTTTCTGCGGGAGGTTATGCGTTTCATCAACAGCACGAGTGAAATCAGCGACATTGTAAGGGTGTATGCCAAACAGCCGGAACTTGCGAGGACGAGGCTGAAAAATCTTCTGAGTGAACATTCCTTGTGA
- the hemB gene encoding porphobilinogen synthase — protein sequence MELVNRPRRLRGSSVLRKMVRETRMDKSSLIYPMFVMEGTNLKEEIPSMAGQYRYSVDRMEEKLTELLDAGVTGVILFGIPGEKDEMGRGAYDPDGIVQRGFRKAKEVCPDLYLIGDVCMCEYTSHGHCGILRGQEVDNDRTLEYLARTALSQVQAGADMVAPSDMMDGRVAAIRKMLDENGYVNTPIMSYAVKFASSFYGPFRDAADSAPAFGDRKSYQMDYHNRREALKEAMLDVREGADILMVKPAMAYGDLIREVKDSTNLPVAAYSVSGEYAMVKTTAQAGFIDETTIMCEMAVSAFRAGTDIYLTYFAEELARCMDEGMIG from the coding sequence ATGGAATTAGTCAATCGTCCCCGCCGGCTGCGGGGAAGCAGTGTGCTGCGGAAAATGGTGCGTGAAACCAGAATGGATAAATCATCTCTGATATATCCCATGTTTGTGATGGAAGGAACTAATCTGAAAGAAGAAATTCCTTCCATGGCCGGGCAGTACCGTTACAGTGTGGACAGAATGGAGGAAAAACTCACGGAGCTTCTGGACGCGGGAGTAACCGGGGTCATACTGTTCGGAATTCCCGGAGAAAAAGACGAGATGGGAAGGGGCGCCTATGACCCGGACGGAATTGTGCAGAGAGGATTCCGCAAAGCGAAAGAAGTCTGTCCGGATTTATATCTGATAGGGGACGTATGCATGTGCGAATATACTTCTCACGGACACTGCGGAATTCTCCGGGGACAGGAAGTGGACAATGACCGGACCCTGGAATATCTGGCCCGGACAGCTCTTTCCCAGGTACAGGCGGGAGCAGATATGGTGGCCCCCTCGGATATGATGGACGGACGTGTGGCGGCAATCCGGAAGATGCTGGATGAAAACGGGTATGTGAATACTCCCATTATGTCTTACGCGGTGAAATTTGCATCTTCTTTTTACGGGCCGTTCCGGGATGCGGCAGATTCCGCCCCGGCCTTCGGAGACCGCAAATCCTATCAGATGGATTATCATAACCGCAGAGAAGCCTTAAAAGAAGCCATGCTGGACGTCCGGGAAGGAGCCGATATCCTGATGGTGAAACCTGCCATGGCTTACGGAGATTTAATCCGGGAGGTAAAAGACAGTACGAATCTCCCCGTTGCCGCTTATTCCGTCAGCGGAGAGTACGCCATGGTAAAAACCACTGCACAGGCAGGATTTATTGATGAAACCACTATTATGTGCGAGATGGCGGTCAGCGCCTTCCGGGCGGGAACGGATATTTATCTTACCTATTTTGCAGAAGAACTGGCCAGATGCATGGACGAGGGAATGATCGGATAA
- a CDS encoding translation factor GTPase family protein, translated as MDDTSENKRSKHKTYISAGLLAHVDAGKTTLSEALLYTGGAIRKMGRVDRGDAFLDTFELERARGITIFSKQAVLQTEQAVFTLLDTPGHVDFSAEMERTLQVLDYGILVVSGADGVQGHTRTLWRLLQRYRIPVFLFVNKMDQPGTDRGLLLKEIQTELNGNCVDFTERDTEEFYENCAVCEEHALEYFLEHGRLETDRLRELIAERSIFPCFFGSALKMTGIGEFLEGLEQYTREPDYPDEFGAKIFKIARDSQGNRLTWLKITGGNLPVRTPLTDKQEKVSQIRLYSGEKYETVQEGEAGMVCAVTGLSDTRPGTGLGIEADAPLPLLAPVLTYQMILPPGWDAAAMLPKLYQLQEEEPELHIVWDERLQEIQVQIMGEVQLEILKSLVKERFGADISFGAGKILYKETIARPVEGVGHYEPLRHYAEVHLLLEPGEPGSGLVFDACCSEDVLDRNWQRLILTHLEEREHRGVLTGSPITDMKITLVTGRAHLKHTEGGDFRQATYRAVRQGLMEAETVLLEPYYQFRLEVPEDTVGRALTDLERMHGAFGAPLLQDGMAVITGSAPAAAMGDYQREVISYTRGNGRLSCTLKGYEPCHNQQEVAEQAAYDPEADVEHSPDSVFCAHGAGFSVRWNQVKDYMHVESPDFLRKSQEDEEVPGKFPKRAAEAEEFLEEPWIGEEEAKAILSHTLNANKREKQAGRKGFHRKKAASSQHIPAGVRTYRKPESREEYMLVDGYNVIFAWEDLRELAEENVDGARGKLLDILSNYQGIRNCNLIVVFDAYRVQRHKTELLDYHNIHVVFTKEAETADQYIEKFAHEHAGKYRVTVVTSDGLEQIIILGQGCGLISARELREEIHSSMEQLRQEFTGKQEPGRTYLGDSIPEEAVRQIEKGKL; from the coding sequence ATGGATGACACATCTGAAAATAAGCGGAGTAAGCATAAAACATATATCAGCGCCGGCCTTCTGGCCCATGTGGACGCAGGAAAGACCACATTGTCGGAAGCATTGCTGTATACAGGGGGCGCTATCCGCAAAATGGGCCGGGTGGACAGAGGAGACGCCTTTCTGGATACCTTTGAGCTGGAGCGGGCCAGAGGAATTACCATATTTTCCAAGCAAGCCGTGCTGCAGACAGAACAGGCGGTATTTACGCTGCTGGATACGCCGGGCCATGTGGATTTCTCGGCGGAAATGGAGCGCACCCTGCAGGTTCTGGACTATGGCATACTGGTTGTCAGCGGAGCGGACGGTGTTCAGGGCCACACCCGCACCTTGTGGCGGCTGCTGCAGCGGTACCGGATTCCGGTCTTTTTGTTTGTCAACAAAATGGACCAGCCGGGAACGGACAGAGGACTGCTGTTAAAGGAGATTCAGACAGAGCTGAACGGGAACTGTGTGGATTTCACGGAGCGGGACACAGAGGAATTTTATGAAAACTGCGCCGTGTGCGAGGAACATGCCCTGGAATATTTTCTGGAGCATGGCAGGCTGGAGACAGACCGGCTCAGAGAACTGATAGCAGAACGCAGCATATTTCCCTGCTTTTTCGGTTCCGCCCTGAAAATGACAGGCATTGGGGAGTTTCTGGAAGGACTGGAGCAGTATACCCGCGAGCCGGACTATCCGGATGAATTCGGCGCAAAAATATTTAAAATTGCCAGAGACAGCCAGGGGAACCGGCTCACCTGGCTGAAAATCACAGGGGGAAATCTGCCGGTCAGAACCCCTCTGACGGATAAACAGGAGAAAGTCAGCCAGATACGCCTGTATTCCGGAGAAAAATATGAGACTGTTCAGGAAGGGGAAGCCGGGATGGTCTGTGCGGTTACCGGACTGAGCGATACACGTCCGGGCACCGGGCTTGGAATTGAGGCGGACGCCCCTTTGCCTCTGCTGGCTCCGGTGCTGACGTACCAGATGATTTTGCCGCCGGGATGGGATGCGGCTGCCATGCTGCCCAAACTGTACCAGTTACAGGAAGAAGAACCGGAGCTTCATATTGTCTGGGATGAGAGGCTGCAGGAAATCCAGGTGCAGATTATGGGGGAAGTGCAGCTCGAAATCTTAAAGAGCCTGGTGAAAGAACGGTTCGGAGCGGATATTTCTTTCGGTGCCGGAAAGATTCTGTATAAGGAAACCATTGCCCGTCCGGTGGAGGGCGTGGGACATTATGAGCCCCTCCGTCACTATGCGGAAGTACATCTGCTGTTAGAACCCGGCGAGCCGGGCAGCGGACTGGTGTTTGATGCCTGCTGCAGTGAGGATGTGCTGGACAGGAACTGGCAGCGGCTGATTCTGACCCATCTGGAAGAAAGGGAACACCGGGGCGTGCTGACTGGCTCACCCATTACGGATATGAAAATTACCCTGGTCACGGGCCGGGCACATCTGAAACACACCGAGGGCGGGGATTTCCGTCAGGCCACATACCGGGCGGTACGCCAGGGGCTGATGGAGGCGGAAACGGTGCTGTTAGAGCCTTATTATCAGTTCCGGCTGGAAGTGCCGGAAGATACGGTGGGGCGGGCTCTGACGGATCTGGAGCGTATGCATGGAGCTTTTGGAGCGCCTTTGCTGCAGGATGGAATGGCGGTAATTACGGGCAGTGCTCCCGCGGCGGCCATGGGAGATTATCAGCGGGAGGTGATTTCCTATACCAGAGGAAACGGAAGGCTGTCCTGTACCCTGAAAGGCTATGAACCCTGTCACAATCAGCAGGAAGTAGCGGAGCAGGCCGCCTACGACCCGGAAGCAGATGTGGAACATTCTCCGGATTCCGTATTCTGTGCCCACGGTGCAGGATTTTCGGTAAGATGGAATCAGGTGAAGGATTATATGCATGTGGAAAGCCCGGATTTTCTGAGGAAAAGCCAGGAGGATGAAGAAGTTCCGGGGAAGTTTCCGAAACGGGCGGCAGAGGCGGAAGAATTCTTGGAGGAACCCTGGATTGGGGAAGAAGAAGCGAAGGCCATCCTTTCCCATACGCTGAATGCAAATAAGCGGGAAAAGCAGGCAGGAAGAAAGGGATTTCACAGGAAAAAAGCCGCGTCCTCCCAGCACATTCCTGCAGGAGTCCGCACGTACCGGAAACCGGAATCCAGGGAGGAATACATGCTGGTGGACGGTTATAATGTGATTTTTGCCTGGGAGGATTTACGGGAACTGGCGGAAGAAAATGTGGACGGAGCCAGAGGAAAACTGCTGGATATCCTTTCTAATTACCAGGGGATAAGAAACTGTAACCTGATTGTGGTGTTTGACGCTTACCGGGTACAGCGCCATAAGACGGAACTTCTGGACTATCACAACATTCATGTGGTGTTTACGAAGGAAGCGGAAACAGCAGACCAGTATATTGAGAAATTTGCCCATGAACATGCGGGAAAATACCGGGTAACGGTGGTAACCTCAGACGGCCTGGAACAGATTATTATCCTGGGCCAGGGCTGTGGCCTGATTTCCGCCAGGGAATTGCGGGAGGAAATCCATTCTTCCATGGAACAGCTCCGGCAGGAATTTACCGGGAAACAGGAGCCGGGCAGAACTTATCTGGGTGACTCTATTCCGGAGGAAGCGGTCAGGCAGATAGAAAAAGGGAAACTATAA
- a CDS encoding EAL domain-containing protein, translating to MEEKHTEGAGNLLPETGDMGVYMSGVEILNNVGCGICVCSSEEKLLFANEKFCGFFGGRLDGRTVKLLLAQALDDEQQESSGELYIEEDDRWFDVHRREIRWVDQKTVDLYTVYDITETKRYQQKIERQANNDFLTGLYNRMRCEKDLEAQIALTREQGGEGALMYMDLDDFKHINDGLGHQYGDVLLRAISHSLQRISGIESTCYRMGGDEFIIIVTDKKYAMMDRILEDILEIFEKPWFLKGADYYCTMSMGIARFPSDGDTVQDLIKKADLALLEAKKAGKNRYEFYNGAVDGVSFKRLDLEKNMRNATMNACDEFEVYYQPIVDVSRPGNPCMGAEALIRWNCEKLGFISPAEFIPLAEYLGLINPIGDHVLLQACHHCKKWNDTGHPEYKVNVNLSVVQLLRNDMADRVREVLEETGLNPANLTLEVTESLAINDMTRMKTILGQIKELGVRVALDDFGTGYSSLNHIREMPVDVIKIDRCFIEDLGKDEFADAFVRIVCELAAVIGMNVCVEGVEYERQYEILKNMQIQMIQGFYFDKPMRSEEFEKKYV from the coding sequence ATGGAAGAAAAACACACAGAGGGAGCGGGAAATTTGCTGCCGGAAACAGGGGATATGGGCGTATATATGTCCGGGGTGGAAATTTTAAATAACGTAGGATGCGGAATCTGCGTATGCTCTTCAGAAGAAAAACTGCTGTTTGCCAATGAAAAGTTCTGCGGATTTTTCGGAGGCAGGCTGGACGGAAGGACGGTAAAGCTGCTGCTGGCTCAGGCGCTGGACGACGAACAGCAGGAGAGCAGCGGCGAGCTGTACATAGAGGAAGACGACCGCTGGTTTGATGTACATCGGCGGGAAATCCGCTGGGTGGATCAGAAAACAGTGGATTTGTATACGGTATACGATATTACGGAAACAAAACGATATCAGCAGAAAATCGAAAGACAGGCGAATAATGATTTTCTGACGGGCCTGTATAATCGGATGCGCTGTGAAAAGGATCTGGAGGCCCAGATTGCCCTGACCAGGGAACAGGGCGGAGAGGGCGCCCTGATGTATATGGATCTGGATGATTTCAAACATATTAATGATGGTCTGGGGCATCAGTACGGCGATGTGCTGCTGCGGGCAATTTCTCACAGCCTTCAGCGGATTTCCGGTATCGAGAGCACCTGTTACCGTATGGGCGGCGATGAATTTATAATTATTGTCACGGATAAAAAATATGCCATGATGGACAGGATACTGGAAGATATTCTGGAGATTTTTGAGAAACCCTGGTTCCTGAAAGGAGCAGACTATTACTGTACCATGAGTATGGGTATTGCCCGGTTTCCTTCCGACGGCGATACGGTGCAGGATTTGATTAAAAAAGCGGATTTGGCCCTGCTTGAAGCCAAGAAGGCAGGAAAGAACCGTTATGAATTCTATAATGGGGCAGTGGACGGGGTTTCTTTCAAGCGTCTGGATCTGGAAAAGAATATGAGAAACGCTACCATGAATGCCTGTGATGAATTTGAGGTGTATTATCAGCCTATTGTGGATGTGTCCAGACCGGGCAATCCCTGTATGGGAGCGGAGGCGCTGATACGCTGGAACTGCGAAAAGCTGGGATTTATTTCCCCGGCGGAATTTATTCCGCTGGCGGAATATCTTGGACTGATTAATCCAATCGGAGATCATGTGTTGCTGCAGGCCTGCCATCACTGCAAAAAGTGGAATGACACGGGTCATCCGGAATATAAAGTCAATGTCAACCTGTCGGTGGTACAGCTTCTGAGAAATGATATGGCGGACCGGGTGCGGGAAGTACTGGAGGAAACAGGACTGAACCCTGCCAACCTCACGCTGGAAGTAACGGAGAGCCTGGCCATTAACGATATGACCAGAATGAAGACAATTCTGGGACAGATTAAGGAGCTTGGCGTGCGGGTGGCGCTGGACGATTTCGGTACGGGCTACAGTTCCCTGAACCACATACGGGAAATGCCTGTGGATGTGATTAAAATAGACCGCTGCTTTATTGAAGATCTTGGAAAAGATGAATTTGCAGATGCTTTTGTGCGGATTGTCTGTGAGCTTGCGGCGGTGATTGGTATGAACGTCTGCGTGGAAGGGGTGGAATACGAGCGCCAGTATGAAATCCTGAAAAACATGCAGATACAGATGATACAGGGCTTTTATTTTGACAAACCCATGCGCTCAGAAGAATTTGAAAAAAAATATGTATAA
- a CDS encoding peptidoglycan recognition family protein — MTSEERRRREAYLARKRRRKRRRTIQLVKRCVLLCLGVFLILFGITRIFHKDKAPDEVQAKKVEQNGRKAAEDEEDKFRQKVIAQTPDYQVELLTPNPYSRPQTALEEVKGIVIHYTANPGTTAIQNRSYFESLKDTQKTKASSHFVVGLEGEIVQCIPSTEISYASNDRNVDTLSIECCHKDETGQFTQETYDSLVELTAWLCGKFNLPVDDVIRHYDVTGKECPIYYVKNEDAWKRFREDVQKYLDTYGTEPEA, encoded by the coding sequence GTGACCAGTGAAGAGAGAAGAAGGAGAGAAGCATATTTAGCCAGAAAACGCCGCAGGAAACGCCGCAGAACCATACAGCTTGTAAAAAGATGCGTGCTCCTCTGTCTGGGAGTATTTCTGATTCTGTTTGGAATTACGAGAATTTTCCATAAGGATAAGGCGCCTGACGAAGTACAGGCCAAAAAAGTAGAGCAAAATGGCAGGAAGGCAGCGGAAGATGAGGAAGATAAATTCCGGCAGAAGGTAATCGCTCAGACCCCGGATTATCAGGTGGAGCTTTTAACGCCCAATCCCTATTCCAGGCCTCAGACAGCTCTGGAGGAAGTGAAAGGAATTGTCATCCATTACACAGCCAATCCCGGCACCACGGCCATTCAGAACCGCAGTTACTTTGAGAGTCTTAAGGATACCCAGAAAACCAAGGCCAGCAGCCATTTTGTGGTAGGTCTGGAAGGGGAAATCGTACAGTGTATTCCCAGTACGGAGATTTCCTATGCTTCCAATGACCGCAACGTGGATACCTTATCCATCGAGTGCTGCCACAAGGATGAGACGGGACAGTTTACCCAGGAGACCTATGATTCTCTGGTGGAGCTGACAGCCTGGCTCTGTGGAAAATTCAATTTGCCTGTGGATGATGTAATCCGTCACTATGATGTGACCGGGAAGGAATGTCCCATTTACTATGTGAAAAACGAAGATGCCTGGAAACGTTTCAGGGAGGATGTACAGAAATATCTGGATACATATGGGACGGAGCCGGAAGCATAG
- a CDS encoding methyltransferase gives MVKEQYESLKTGKNLRKDLIALKQELKQEESRQELLDILQGEYNFLLDLLHHEDGKVRGNAAMVLGRLKQDAFAAPLYEAYEKESKLFVKSSYLFALSELDISSHRSGLEERLNRLEQYKPAEEEEKHIREELKALRNLLHTGQNHPKHRFRGYDETYELILTTGSLYQKITASQVHGGKITILKSGVRVATSQIRPILKIPTYGELLFPLNTGKVEPEPRQAARALAQSNLLELLDRAHKAEDSYYFRLGVHSRMPLDKRSDFAKKCAFALEQETGRRLYNSTSDYEVEIRLMERKDGTFLPLVKLYTFGENRFAYRKRTVAASIRPEQAALIMRLAEPYLEKHAQILDPFCGVGTMLIERDRLCPARVMYGIDMFGEAIDGARENTALAGKNVNYIQRDFFAFQHDYLFDEIVTNMPDRGKKTREEQDLFYRDFFAKAQEVLTGQGRIILYSNEKNYVKKQLRLRKEFVLLQEYGMDEKGIYNLFIIGKRDWNRL, from the coding sequence ATGGTAAAAGAACAATATGAAAGCCTGAAAACGGGAAAGAATCTGAGAAAAGATCTGATTGCCCTGAAACAGGAGCTGAAGCAGGAGGAATCCAGACAGGAACTGCTGGACATTCTTCAGGGGGAATATAATTTTCTGCTGGATTTGCTGCACCATGAGGACGGGAAAGTCCGGGGAAATGCGGCAATGGTGTTAGGAAGGCTGAAACAGGATGCATTTGCCGCACCTTTGTATGAAGCGTATGAGAAAGAGAGTAAACTGTTTGTAAAGAGCAGCTATCTTTTCGCCCTTTCGGAACTGGATATCAGTTCCCACAGATCAGGGCTGGAAGAAAGGCTGAACCGTCTGGAGCAGTATAAGCCGGCGGAGGAAGAAGAGAAGCATATCCGGGAAGAACTGAAAGCCCTGAGAAACCTGCTGCATACGGGACAGAATCACCCGAAACACAGATTTCGGGGCTATGATGAGACATATGAGCTGATACTGACTACCGGAAGCCTGTATCAGAAGATAACTGCTTCCCAGGTGCATGGCGGGAAAATAACCATTCTGAAAAGCGGTGTACGGGTGGCCACCAGCCAGATTCGGCCCATTTTAAAAATTCCCACATACGGGGAACTGCTGTTTCCGCTGAATACAGGGAAGGTGGAGCCGGAGCCCAGGCAGGCGGCCAGAGCACTGGCTCAGTCCAATCTGCTGGAGCTGCTGGACAGGGCCCATAAAGCAGAAGACAGCTATTATTTCCGGCTGGGGGTTCACAGCAGGATGCCCCTGGATAAACGGAGTGATTTTGCCAAAAAATGCGCCTTTGCCCTGGAACAGGAAACAGGCCGCAGGCTGTACAACTCCACGTCGGATTATGAAGTGGAAATCCGGCTGATGGAGCGGAAAGACGGAACTTTTCTGCCGCTGGTGAAGCTGTATACCTTTGGGGAAAATCGTTTTGCCTACCGGAAGCGGACCGTGGCCGCTTCCATCCGGCCGGAGCAGGCGGCGTTGATTATGCGCCTGGCAGAGCCTTATCTGGAAAAACATGCTCAGATTCTGGACCCTTTCTGCGGGGTGGGAACCATGCTGATTGAGCGGGACAGGCTGTGTCCGGCAAGGGTGATGTACGGGATTGACATGTTTGGAGAGGCTATTGACGGAGCAAGGGAAAATACCGCGCTGGCCGGGAAAAACGTCAACTATATCCAGCGGGATTTTTTTGCATTTCAGCATGATTATCTGTTCGATGAAATCGTTACCAACATGCCCGACAGAGGTAAAAAAACCAGAGAAGAGCAGGATTTGTTTTACAGAGATTTTTTTGCAAAAGCCCAGGAGGTGCTGACGGGGCAGGGCAGGATTATTCTGTATTCCAATGAGAAAAATTATGTGAAGAAGCAGCTTCGCCTCAGAAAAGAATTTGTATTGCTGCAGGAATACGGTATGGATGAGAAAGGTATTTACAATTTATTTATTATTGGGAAAAGGGATTGGAACAGGCTATGA
- a CDS encoding tyrosine-type recombinase/integrase → MAKGSVRKKGKKWYYHFYVENESGNLVQKEYAGTESKSETEKLLRKAMEDYEEKKFVAKTENITLGEMLDIWLEEEVKPGTLSTGTLIAYTTTARQIKKHPIGQRKLKSITADHLQEYIDFLSFGGTRPDGTEAQPISKNYMLQFSAVLRGSFRFAVFPKCYITFNPMQYVRMRVKKEEVELFEGNAENETDIPTITHEQYTEITDYLRKKRNPALLPVQIAYYTGLRIGEVCGLAWQDINLEEQYLTVRRSMRYNATRHKMEIGATKRKKIRTVDFCDTLAEILKKARKQQHRERFQCGEMYFRNYYQKVMEKGRTHYDLYSLQSTEEIADDYEELSFVCLRQDGSYESTATLSNVCRLIQKHVEGLENFHFHQLRHTYTSNLLSNGAAPKDVQELLGHS, encoded by the coding sequence ATGGCAAAAGGTTCTGTAAGAAAAAAAGGAAAGAAATGGTACTACCACTTTTATGTGGAGAATGAGAGCGGAAATCTGGTGCAGAAGGAGTACGCAGGAACAGAGAGCAAGTCAGAAACGGAGAAACTTCTCCGCAAGGCAATGGAGGATTACGAGGAAAAGAAGTTTGTGGCAAAGACGGAAAATATCACGCTGGGGGAAATGCTGGATATATGGCTGGAGGAAGAAGTAAAGCCCGGTACATTAAGCACTGGGACGCTGATTGCCTATACCACTACCGCCAGACAGATTAAGAAACATCCTATCGGACAGCGTAAGCTGAAAAGCATAACTGCCGACCATTTACAGGAGTATATTGATTTCCTGTCTTTTGGAGGAACAAGACCGGACGGAACGGAGGCTCAGCCCATCAGTAAAAACTATATGCTCCAGTTTTCGGCAGTCCTGCGGGGCTCGTTCCGGTTTGCGGTATTCCCGAAATGCTATATTACTTTTAATCCCATGCAGTATGTACGCATGCGGGTAAAAAAGGAGGAAGTGGAACTGTTTGAGGGAAATGCGGAAAATGAGACAGACATCCCGACCATTACCCATGAGCAGTACACGGAGATAACGGATTATCTCCGTAAAAAAAGAAATCCGGCACTCCTGCCGGTGCAGATAGCCTATTATACTGGATTACGCATTGGCGAGGTATGCGGGCTGGCATGGCAGGACATCAACCTTGAGGAACAGTATCTTACCGTCCGCCGGAGTATGCGTTACAATGCCACCCGCCACAAGATGGAAATCGGTGCAACCAAGCGGAAAAAAATCCGTACAGTGGACTTCTGCGACACACTGGCAGAGATACTAAAAAAAGCCAGAAAGCAACAGCACAGAGAGCGTTTCCAGTGTGGCGAAATGTATTTCCGCAATTACTATCAGAAAGTAATGGAAAAGGGAAGGACGCATTATGATCTGTATTCTTTGCAAAGTACGGAGGAGATAGCGGACGATTACGAAGAACTGTCTTTTGTATGTTTACGTCAGGATGGTTCCTATGAATCAACCGCAACCCTCTCCAATGTATGCAGGCTGATTCAGAAACACGTAGAGGGGCTTGAAAATTTCCACTTCCACCAGTTGCGGCACACCTATACGAGCAATCTGTTATCAAACGGGGCAGCCCCGAAAGATGTGCAGGAACTTCTGGGACACTCATGA
- the hemL gene encoding glutamate-1-semialdehyde 2,1-aminomutase — translation MTKSETLFERAVKVMPGGVNSPVRAFGSVGTTPRFIRKAQGAYLYDEDGNRYIDFIGSWGPMILGHGSPEVLDCVAEACKRGLSFGAATAAEVEMAELVCDLIPSMEMVRMVNSGTEAVMSAIRLARGYTGRNKIIKFTGCYHGHSDGLLVKAGSGAMTSGIPDSMGVPVGCTQDTLSADYNSLDSVKEHFERCGEEIAAVIVEPVAANMGVVPPLPGFLEGLRSLCSQYGALLIFDEVITGFRLGIDGAQGYYHVTPDLTTFGKIIGGGMPVGAYGGKREIMELVAPSGGVYQAGTLSGNPVAMAAGMAQLTLLKNHPEYYTALHEKADGFYGNLQEILKNSGLPYRVNHVGSLGCLYFTEKEVTDYDSAKTSDTGAFADYCNYMLEHGIYLAPSQFEAMFLSLAHTEELLNETLGTAEEYFSGLSR, via the coding sequence ATGACGAAATCGGAAACATTATTTGAGAGAGCGGTAAAGGTAATGCCGGGCGGAGTGAACTCTCCGGTGCGCGCCTTTGGCTCAGTGGGGACTACGCCCCGGTTTATCAGGAAAGCTCAGGGAGCGTATCTTTATGACGAGGATGGAAATCGCTATATTGACTTTATCGGCTCCTGGGGTCCCATGATTCTGGGCCATGGCAGTCCGGAAGTGCTGGACTGTGTGGCGGAAGCCTGCAAACGCGGACTGAGCTTCGGGGCAGCTACTGCCGCAGAAGTGGAAATGGCAGAACTGGTATGTGATTTGATTCCCTCCATGGAAATGGTACGGATGGTCAATTCCGGCACGGAAGCGGTTATGAGCGCCATACGTCTGGCAAGGGGTTATACGGGCCGGAATAAAATAATCAAATTTACCGGGTGTTATCATGGTCATTCTGACGGGCTGCTGGTCAAAGCAGGTTCCGGAGCCATGACTTCCGGCATCCCGGACAGTATGGGCGTGCCTGTGGGCTGTACACAGGATACCCTGTCGGCAGACTATAACAGTCTGGACAGTGTAAAAGAGCATTTTGAGCGGTGCGGAGAAGAAATTGCCGCAGTCATTGTGGAGCCTGTGGCGGCCAATATGGGCGTGGTTCCGCCTCTGCCCGGTTTTCTGGAAGGACTGCGCAGCCTTTGCAGCCAGTATGGGGCTCTGCTGATTTTTGATGAGGTGATTACCGGATTTCGCCTTGGCATTGACGGAGCCCAGGGGTATTACCATGTAACGCCGGACCTTACCACTTTTGGTAAAATTATCGGCGGCGGAATGCCTGTGGGAGCCTACGGAGGCAAACGTGAAATTATGGAACTGGTAGCCCCCTCCGGAGGCGTTTATCAGGCAGGCACCTTAAGCGGCAATCCTGTTGCCATGGCGGCAGGTATGGCACAGCTTACCCTGTTGAAAAATCATCCGGAATACTATACCGCTCTCCATGAAAAAGCCGATGGATTTTATGGGAACCTGCAGGAAATTCTGAAAAATAGCGGACTGCCTTACCGGGTGAACCATGTGGGTTCACTGGGCTGTCTGTATTTTACGGAGAAGGAAGTAACAGATTATGACAGTGCAAAAACTTCTGATACGGGAGCTTTTGCAGATTACTGCAACTATATGCTGGAACATGGGATTTATCTGGCTCCCTCTCAGTTTGAGGCCATGTTTCTGTCACTGGCCCATACGGAAGAACTGCTGAATGAAACCCTTGGGACTGCGGAAGAATACTTTTCAGGGCTCTCCCGGTAA